From the Lolium rigidum isolate FL_2022 chromosome 2, APGP_CSIRO_Lrig_0.1, whole genome shotgun sequence genome, one window contains:
- the LOC124689748 gene encoding uncharacterized protein LOC124689748, whose translation MSTEGNTQPEDCYLDVIPFESIWDFINDPAEAQMEEEIAAQIAQQLGGTSNRGFSRRHIERNREEGQNRVLRDYFVENPVFTDVQFRRRFRMKRPLFRRIVETLSAWSPFFRQRSDAFGKPGFSPLHKCTAAMRMLAYGTPADLFDEHLRMPPTTVIKCLSMFCKGIMDNFGEKYLRKPNAEDIQRLLHIGQARGFPGMLGSIDCMHWEWKNCPVGWKGQFTRGDHGVSTVMLEAVASQDTWIWHAYFGVAGSNNDINVLNQSPLFTEKLQGRAPEVQFTVNGNEYNMGYYLADGIYPEWAAFVKTIPLPQSDEDKLYARMQEGARKDVERAFGILQARFAIIRHPARMWHRKTLARIMYACIILHNMIVEDERDTYRVRYDIDYNNEYEQSGESPHLAGFEHGPLHDFSVVLETGQAIRNKGMHQKLKSDLVQHIWQQFGDNEA comes from the coding sequence ATGTCCACTGAAGGAAACACCCAGCCTGAAGATTGTTACCTAGATGTCATCCCATTTGAATCAATttgggacttcatcaacgacccaGCCGAAGCTcagatggaagaagaaattgcagCTCAGATTGCACAGCAGCTAGGAGGTACGTCTAATCGAGGTTTTTCTAGAAGGCACATTGAAAGAAATCGTGAAGAAGGCCAGAATAGGGTGCTACGAGATTACTTTGTGGAGAATCCAGTTTTCACCGATGTCCAGTTTCGTCGAAGGTTTCGGATGAAACGGCCTTTATTTCGACGCATTGTGGAAACTCTTAGTGCATGGTCTCCATTTTTTCGCCAACGCAGCGATGCATTTGGCAAGCCTGGATTTTCACCTCTGCACAAATGCACCGCTGCCATGCGGATGTTAGCATATGGGACCCCTGCTGATTTGTTTGATGAACACTTGCGGATGCCTCCAACTACAGTGATCAAATGCTTGAGTATGTTCTGCAAAGGCATCATGGATAATTTTGGAGAGAAATACCTAAGAAAGCCAAATGCCGAAGATATTCAGCGGCTTCTTCATATAGGGCAGGCTCGTGGCTTTCCTGGAATGTTGGGAAGTATtgactgcatgcactgggagtggaagaactgtccggtGGGATGGAAGGGTCAGTTCACCCGAGGTGATCATGGAGTATCCACCGTCATGCTCGAAGCGGTGGCATCACAGGACacttggatttggcatgcatattTTGGTGTTGCTGGCTCAaataatgacatcaatgtgttaaaCCAATCACCTTTGTTCACTGAAAAACTACAAGGAAGGGCTCCGGAGGTTCAGTTTACGGTGAATGGCAATGAATATAACATGGGTTATTACTTGGCTGATGGCATTTATCCAGAGTGGGCAGCATTTGTGAAAACAATCCCGCTGCCTCAAAGTGACGAAGATAAACTATATGCTAGGATGCAGGAAGGAGCAAGAAAAGATGTTGAGCGGGCATTTGGAATACTTCAAGCTCGCTTTGCGATCATACGTCATCCAGCTCGTATGTGGCATAGGAAAACACTTGCTAGGATCATGTATGCTTGCATTAtattgcataacatgattgttgaggacgAGAGAGATACATACCGGGTCCGATATGACATTGACTACAACAATGAGTATGAACAATCAGGAGAATCTCCACACTTGGCTGGATTTGAACATGGGCCACTACATGATTTTTCTGTCGTTTTGGAGACAGGCCAAGCTATTCGCAACAAAGGAATGCATCAAAAACTCAAGAGTGACTTGGTTCAGCATATATGGCAGCAATTTGGGGACAATGAGGCTTAA
- the LOC124689749 gene encoding cysteine-rich receptor-like protein kinase 44, whose translation MENRLQQTIETTREFKIQLLQHITNNFSEEHVIGRGGYGVVYKGMLEDGEEIAVKRLHHLPGLDDKEFRNEFNNLIRAQHKNIVRLIGYCYDIGHQRIKLNGEYIFAHFEERILCLEYLEGGSLDKYVSDGSCGLDWQTCYVIIRGVSEGLNYLHNGSKDPIFHLDLKPANVLLNKGMMPKIGDFGLSRFCPSGKTCTTIKIIGTPGYMPPEYIERCQITSKFDIFSLGVIIIQIMAGREGYFKLVDMTSQEFIKLVHENWLKRLGTAVSSHTSHEVKRCIEIALTCVDVDRVKRPTIAEVVDELNKIDTSDGSPPGQGSLGPKQVPPVIVRKYSL comes from the exons ATGGAGAACAGGTTGCAGCAAACAATTGAGACGACAAGGGAGTTTAAAATCCAGCTGTTACAGCATATCACAAATAATTTTTCCGAGGAGCACGTAATTGGCCGTGGTGGGTATGGTGTGGTTTACAAG GGGATGCTGGAGGATGGGGAAGAAATTGCTGTCAAAAGGCTTCATCACTTGCCTGGGCTTGATGACAAGGAATTTAGGAACGAGTTTAATAATCTTATAAGGGCTCAGCACAAAAATATTGTAAGGTTAATTGGATATTGCTATGATATAGGGCATCAACGTATTAAGCTCAATGGGGAATATATTTTTGCTCATTTCGAAGAACGAATTCTCTGCTTGGAATATTTGGAGGGTGGAAGCCTTGACAAGTACGTTTCTG ATGGATCTTGCGGACTTGATTGGCAGACATGTTACGTTATCATCAGGGGAGTTTCTGAGGGTCTAAATTACCTTCACAATGGATCAAAAGATCCTATTTTCCATCTGGACTTAAAACCTGCAAATGTATTACTGAACAAAGGAATGATGCCGAAAATTGGAGATTTTGGTTTGTCAAGATTCTGTCCTTCAGGAAAGACATGTACAACGATAAAAATTATAGGAACACC TGGATACATGCCACCAGAATACATAGAAAGATGTCAAATCACGTCGAAGTTCGACATCTTTAGTCTGGGTGTTATAATCATACAGATAATGGCAGGGCGTGAGGGCTACTTCAAACTTGTAGATATGACTTCTCAAGAATTTATCAAGCTT GTACATGAAAACTGGCTAAAAAGGCTGGGCACAGCAGTGTCATCACATACATCACATGAAGTTAAGAGATGCATTGAAATAGCGTTAACATGTGTGGATGTTGACCGGGTAAAAAGGCCTACTATAGCTGAGGTTGTTGATGAACTAAATAAGATAGATACTAGCGATGGTTCACCTCCAGGCCAG GGTTCACTTGGCCCCAAGCAAGTTCCACCCGTCATTGTGAGgaagtactccctctga
- the LOC124688971 gene encoding probable histidine kinase 3, with amino-acid sequence MQGMWWRLPLPLLWVVGWSFASLWIFFFMNSPVAEKRRELLVSMCDERARLLEDQFNISMRHMHALAVLVSTFHHSKSPSAMDQMTFAKYAERTELPLTSGLAYAVRVTHAEREQFERQQGWSIKRMCSSENCSRLEDTATMEISERAEEYAPIIFAQDAFKNVISVDMLSGIDGRENILRAAESGKGVLTAPFKLGVLNNRFGVILTYTLYKYDLPATARTEERSQAAVGYLGGIFFIEAHINKVLKQLVADKKSIMVNVYDTTHPRPIRMHCSNDIGSCSACISHNSTLNFGDPSRRHEMHCRFTQRSPWPWLAITSSFGTLVTALLVGYKIYAVVNHTPKVESSFQNMAGIKKRA; translated from the exons ATGCAGGGGATGTGGTGGCGGCTGCCGCTGCCCCTGTTGTGGGTTGTCGGCTGGTCGTTCGCCTCTCTCTGGATTTTCTTCTTCATGAACTCCCCGGTGGCCGAGAAGCGCCGGGAATTGCTCGTCAGCATGTGTGACGAGCGTGCCCGCCTGCTGGAGGACCAATTTAACATCAGCATGCGCCATATGCATGCCCTCGCTGTTCTCGTTTCCACCTTTCATCATTCCAAGAGCCCATCCGCCATGGACCAG ATGACATTTGCGAAGTATGCGGAGAGGACGGAGCTACCGTTAACGAGCGGGCTGGCGTACGCGGTGCGGGTGACACACGCTGAGCGGGAGCAGTTCGAGCGTCAACAGGGGTGGAGTATCAAGAGGATGTGCTCGTCCGAGAATTGCTCGCGTCTAGAAGACACGGCAACCATGGAGATCAGCGAGCGGGCCGAGGAGTATGCCCCTATCATCTTCGCACAGGACGCCTTCAAGAATGTCATCTCCGTCGATATGCTCTCTGGCATT GATGGCCGCGAAAACATCCTACGAGCTGCAGAATCTGGGAAAGGTGTTCTAACTGCTCCCTTCAAGCTAGGAGTACTGAATAATCGCTTTGGAGTGATCTTGACATACACGCTGTACAAGTATGATCTTCCTGCAACAGCGAGGACAGAGGAGCGAAGCCAAGCTGCTGTTGG CTATTTGGGTGGCATATTTTTTATAGAAGCACATATTAATAAGGTACTAAAGCAGCTTGTTGCGGATAAGAAATCCATCATGGTCAACGTGTATGATACAACTCATCCGAGGCCAATCAGGATGCATTGTTCTAATGATATAGGTAGTTGCAGCGCTTGCATTTCTCACAACAGCACGCTCAACTTTGGCGATCCGTCAAGGAGGCACGAGATGCATTGCAG GTTCACGCAAAGGTCGCCATGGCCATGGCTTGCCATAACATCATCGTTTGGAACTCTTGTTACTGCTTTACTGGTTGGTTACAAAATTTACGCTGTTGTCAATCATACCCCGAAAGTGGAAAGCAGTTTTCAGAATATGGCGGGGATCAAGAAGCGTGCGTAA